The following are encoded together in the Candidatus Omnitrophota bacterium genome:
- a CDS encoding helix-turn-helix domain-containing protein: MSDIKNVRMSYSKKGDVAMQTDELITVQDLAKRLNVPVSWIYQRTRRGQHSIPHIKLGKYVRFNWLQVVQFLQENNQR, translated from the coding sequence TTGAGTGACATCAAAAATGTCCGAATGTCCTATTCAAAGAAAGGAGATGTCGCAATGCAGACAGATGAGTTGATCACGGTACAAGACTTGGCCAAGCGGTTAAACGTTCCGGTCAGCTGGATTTACCAGCGGACAAGGCGCGGACAGCACAGCATTCCGCATATCAAGCTGGGCAAATATGTGCGCTTTAACTGGCTTCAGGTTGTTCAATTTTTGCAGGAAAATAACCAGCGTTAA